The Thermobispora bispora DSM 43833 genome window below encodes:
- a CDS encoding YbjN domain-containing protein, with translation MRSDLEGVIESALAAAVLSYERPRPGAFLVKLPGQHKLATMTWLILGDQALNIEAFFCRKPDENHAEFYRWLLRKNGSMYGVHFALDEIGDVYLVGRIPIDAVTPEEIDRLLGCVLTYADESFERAIELGFASSIRREWEWRVKRGRVFGQPPAVRPGRRGRLGELTPGRSIR, from the coding sequence ATGAGGTCGGACCTGGAAGGCGTGATCGAGTCGGCGCTTGCCGCGGCCGTGCTCTCGTACGAGCGCCCGAGGCCCGGGGCCTTCCTCGTGAAGCTCCCCGGGCAGCACAAGCTCGCCACCATGACCTGGCTCATCCTCGGCGACCAGGCGCTCAACATCGAGGCGTTCTTCTGCCGCAAGCCGGACGAGAACCACGCCGAGTTCTACCGGTGGCTGCTCCGGAAGAACGGGTCGATGTACGGCGTGCACTTCGCCCTCGACGAGATCGGCGACGTGTACCTCGTCGGCCGGATCCCGATCGACGCGGTGACGCCGGAGGAGATCGACCGGCTGCTCGGGTGCGTGCTCACCTACGCGGACGAGTCGTTCGAGCGCGCCATCGAGCTGGGGTTCGCCTCCTCGATCCGCCGCGAGTGGGAGTGGCGCGTCAAGCGGGGGCGAGTCTTTGGCCAACCTCCGGCCGTTCGCCCGGGTCGTCGAGGCCGGCTCGGGGAGTTGACGCCCGGACGATCGATCCGGTGA
- a CDS encoding phosphoglyceromutase, protein MATLVLLRHGESEWNLKGLFTGWVDVTLSPAGEEEARRGGRLLVEKGIYPDVVHTSVLTRAIKTANLALEAAGLLWLPVKRSWRLNERHYGALQGKDKAQTRAQFGDEQFMLWRRSYDVPPPPIADDDEFSQRGDRRYANLPPELIPRTECLKDVVARLLPYWYDEIVPDLAAGKTVLVVAHGNSLRALVKHLEGISDQDIVGLNIPTGIPLRYELDENFRPKGPGEYLDPEAAKAAIEAVANQGKK, encoded by the coding sequence ATGGCGACTTTGGTCCTGCTGCGGCACGGCGAGAGCGAATGGAACCTCAAGGGGCTGTTCACCGGCTGGGTGGACGTCACCCTCTCACCGGCGGGTGAGGAAGAGGCCCGCAGGGGCGGGCGGCTCCTCGTCGAGAAGGGCATCTACCCGGACGTGGTGCACACCTCCGTGCTCACCCGTGCGATCAAGACGGCGAACCTCGCTCTCGAGGCGGCCGGCCTGCTGTGGCTCCCCGTGAAGCGCTCCTGGCGGCTGAACGAGCGTCACTACGGCGCGCTGCAGGGCAAGGACAAGGCGCAGACCCGCGCCCAGTTCGGTGACGAGCAGTTCATGCTCTGGCGCCGCTCCTACGACGTGCCGCCGCCGCCGATCGCCGACGACGACGAGTTCTCCCAGCGCGGCGACCGCCGGTACGCGAACCTGCCGCCCGAGCTCATCCCGCGGACCGAGTGCCTCAAGGACGTGGTCGCGCGGCTGCTGCCGTACTGGTACGACGAGATCGTCCCGGACCTCGCCGCGGGCAAGACCGTGCTGGTGGTGGCGCACGGCAACTCGCTGCGCGCCCTCGTCAAGCACCTGGAGGGCATCAGCGACCAGGACATCGTCGGGCTGAACATCCCGACGGGCATCCCGCTCCGTTACGAGCTCGACGAGAACTTCCGGCCGAAGGGCCCGGGCGAGTACCTCGACCCCGAGGCCGCCAAGGCCGCGATCGAGGCGGTCGCCAACCAGGGGAAGAAGTAA
- the mshA gene encoding D-inositol-3-phosphate glycosyltransferase: MAARRRRVNRVATISVHTSPLDQPGTGDAGGMNVYIVEVARRLADLGIEVEIFTRRTARDLPPAVELHPGVLVRHVTAGPYEELDRADLPGQLCSFLSGVLRTEAMYEPGRYDVIHSHYWLSGQVGWLAKERWGVPLVHTMHTMAKVKNLRLAEGDKPEPAIRVLGEEQVVDVADRLVANTVTEARELIELYHAPPERVTVVNPGVNLNIFRPAPKAAARRRLGLPADARVLLFVGRIQPLKAPDVMLRAAAIMIAERPELRSRLIVACVGGPSGNGLARPSLLADLAAELGIADVVRLEPPAPQPELADWYRAADLTVVPSHNESFGLVALESQACGTPVAAASVGGLRTAVRHGVSGVLVDGHDPRQWAASLAELLDDPDRLAALSAGAVRHAARFGWSATAARLAEVYTEALERVHRTVPVGANS, encoded by the coding sequence GTGGCGGCCAGACGGCGTCGGGTCAACCGAGTGGCGACGATCAGCGTACACACGTCCCCGCTGGACCAGCCCGGGACGGGCGATGCGGGCGGAATGAACGTCTACATCGTCGAGGTCGCCAGACGCCTCGCCGACCTCGGCATCGAGGTGGAGATCTTCACCCGCCGGACCGCCCGCGACCTGCCGCCGGCCGTCGAGCTCCACCCGGGCGTCCTCGTCCGGCACGTCACGGCCGGGCCGTACGAGGAGCTGGACCGGGCCGACCTCCCCGGGCAGCTCTGCAGCTTCCTCTCCGGCGTGCTGCGCACCGAGGCGATGTACGAGCCCGGGCGCTACGACGTGATCCACTCGCACTACTGGCTCTCCGGGCAGGTCGGCTGGCTCGCCAAGGAGCGCTGGGGCGTGCCGCTCGTGCACACCATGCACACCATGGCCAAGGTGAAGAACCTGCGGCTCGCCGAGGGCGACAAGCCGGAGCCCGCGATCCGCGTGCTCGGCGAGGAGCAGGTCGTCGACGTCGCCGACCGGCTGGTCGCCAACACGGTGACCGAGGCGCGGGAGCTGATCGAGCTGTACCACGCGCCGCCGGAGCGGGTCACCGTGGTCAACCCGGGCGTCAACCTGAACATCTTCCGGCCCGCACCGAAGGCCGCGGCCCGCCGCCGCCTCGGCCTGCCCGCGGACGCGCGGGTGCTCCTCTTCGTCGGCCGCATCCAGCCGCTCAAGGCCCCCGATGTGATGCTCAGGGCCGCCGCCATCATGATCGCCGAGCGGCCCGAGCTGCGGTCCCGGCTGATCGTCGCCTGCGTGGGCGGCCCCAGCGGCAACGGGCTCGCCCGCCCGTCCCTCCTCGCCGACCTCGCCGCCGAGCTCGGGATCGCCGACGTGGTGCGGCTCGAGCCGCCCGCCCCGCAGCCCGAGCTGGCCGACTGGTACCGGGCCGCCGACCTCACCGTGGTGCCGTCGCACAACGAGTCGTTCGGGCTGGTCGCGTTGGAGTCCCAGGCGTGCGGCACGCCGGTCGCCGCGGCCTCGGTCGGCGGGCTGCGCACCGCCGTACGGCACGGCGTCTCCGGCGTGCTCGTCGACGGGCACGACCCGCGGCAGTGGGCCGCCTCCCTCGCCGAGCTGCTCGACGACCCGGACCGCCTCGCCGCGCTCTCCGCCGGCGCGGTACGGCACGCCGCCCGGTTCGGCTGGTCGGCCACGGCCGCCCGGCTCGCCGAGGTCTACACGGAGGCCCTGGAGCGGGTCCACCGCACCGTCCCGGTCGGGGCCAACTCCTAG
- a CDS encoding BlaI/MecI/CopY family transcriptional regulator, with the protein MRGLGELERVIMNILWAAETPLTAREVGRRIEDRELAPTTVMTVLDRLVRKGFLNRTRDGRAWRYQPAASRDAYVAELMLEALDLTGDRHAALTHFARSVSGAEAEVLRKALMELEKR; encoded by the coding sequence GTGAGAGGACTGGGTGAGCTCGAGCGCGTCATCATGAACATTCTGTGGGCGGCGGAGACTCCGTTGACCGCCCGCGAGGTAGGCCGCCGGATCGAGGACCGCGAACTCGCGCCGACCACGGTGATGACCGTTCTCGACCGGCTCGTCCGCAAGGGGTTCCTCAACCGCACCCGCGACGGCCGCGCCTGGCGGTACCAGCCGGCGGCGAGCCGGGACGCGTACGTCGCCGAGCTCATGCTCGAAGCCCTCGACCTCACCGGTGACCGCCACGCCGCGCTCACCCACTTCGCCCGCTCGGTCTCCGGGGCGGAGGCCGAGGTCCTGCGCAAGGCACTGATGGAGCTGGAGAAGCGGTGA
- a CDS encoding SDR family NAD(P)-dependent oxidoreductase: MTKKTAVVTGASSGIGAATARRLAAEGYQVVAGARRRDRLEKLAAEVDGIIPVTLDVTSQESVDALAASLDRCDVLVNNAGGAIGLEPVAEGSVEDWQRMYDVNVLGTFRMTRALLPKLIESGDGVLVLVTSVAGHVSYEGGGGYCAAKHAQASMAATLRLELCGRPVRVIEVAPGMVKTEEFSLTRFRGDAERAAKVYEGVPDPLTADDIADVIAFAVTRPPHVNIDQIVVRPRAQAAQHKVHRVTQDA; the protein is encoded by the coding sequence GTGACGAAGAAGACTGCGGTGGTGACCGGCGCGAGCAGCGGGATCGGCGCGGCGACGGCCCGCAGGCTCGCCGCCGAGGGGTACCAGGTCGTGGCCGGGGCGCGGCGGCGGGATCGCCTGGAGAAGCTCGCCGCCGAGGTCGACGGGATCATCCCGGTGACGCTCGACGTCACCTCCCAGGAGTCCGTCGACGCCCTCGCCGCCTCGCTCGACCGCTGCGACGTGCTGGTGAACAACGCGGGCGGCGCGATCGGGCTGGAGCCGGTCGCCGAGGGGAGCGTCGAGGACTGGCAGCGCATGTACGACGTGAACGTGCTCGGCACGTTCCGGATGACCCGGGCGCTGCTGCCGAAGCTGATCGAGTCCGGGGACGGCGTGCTGGTGCTCGTCACCTCGGTCGCCGGGCACGTCTCGTACGAGGGCGGGGGCGGATACTGCGCGGCCAAGCACGCCCAGGCCTCGATGGCCGCGACGCTCCGGCTCGAGCTGTGCGGCCGGCCGGTCCGGGTGATCGAGGTGGCCCCGGGCATGGTGAAGACCGAGGAGTTCTCGCTCACCCGCTTCCGGGGCGACGCCGAGCGGGCGGCCAAGGTCTACGAGGGCGTGCCGGACCCGCTCACCGCGGACGACATCGCCGACGTGATCGCCTTCGCGGTCACCCGTCCCCCGCACGTGAACATCGACCAGATCGTGGTACGGCCGCGCGCCCAGGCGGCGCAGCACAAGGTGCACCGGGTGACCCAGGACGCATGA
- a CDS encoding M56 family metallopeptidase: MLAALAMGCVLAAKRLTAAKWTHRAPHIGILLWQAIGVAWGLATIGALLAFALEPYGKGVFYGMAAMVTAPEYGGVESPHDVARLTALVLGLALLAVLIAVPIVAAVQTLRARRRHRDLLALIAREDPSVPGVRVVDFPAAAAYCVPGLKSQVVISDGTLSLLSPGELDAVLAHEAAHVRERHDLVLLPFGALRRALPWSGLVRDAQASVELLVEMAADDRARQRCCPKRLASALLRFGTAAVPVPQGALGASAAESVMARVERLLRPQSALPPAQRFLLLAASVALAASAPALWFLPG; encoded by the coding sequence GTGTTAGCTGCGCTGGCGATGGGCTGTGTGCTCGCCGCCAAGCGGCTGACCGCGGCCAAGTGGACCCACCGAGCCCCGCACATCGGGATCCTCCTGTGGCAGGCGATCGGCGTCGCCTGGGGGCTCGCCACCATCGGCGCGCTGCTCGCGTTCGCCCTCGAGCCGTACGGCAAGGGCGTGTTCTACGGCATGGCCGCCATGGTCACCGCGCCGGAGTACGGCGGGGTGGAGAGCCCGCACGACGTGGCGCGGCTCACCGCCCTGGTCCTGGGCCTGGCCCTGCTCGCCGTGCTGATCGCCGTGCCGATCGTGGCGGCGGTGCAGACGCTGCGGGCCCGGCGGCGGCATCGTGACCTGCTCGCGCTGATCGCGCGGGAGGACCCGTCGGTCCCCGGCGTGCGCGTCGTGGACTTCCCGGCCGCGGCCGCGTACTGCGTGCCCGGGCTGAAGTCCCAGGTCGTGATCAGCGACGGCACGCTGAGCCTGCTCTCCCCCGGCGAGCTGGACGCCGTCCTCGCCCATGAGGCCGCGCACGTGCGCGAGCGGCACGACCTCGTGCTGCTGCCGTTCGGCGCGCTCCGCCGGGCCCTGCCCTGGTCCGGGCTGGTCCGGGACGCGCAGGCCTCGGTCGAGCTGCTGGTCGAGATGGCCGCCGACGACCGTGCCCGGCAGCGGTGCTGCCCCAAGCGGCTGGCCAGCGCGCTGCTCCGGTTCGGCACGGCCGCGGTGCCCGTTCCGCAGGGTGCGCTCGGCGCCTCGGCCGCCGAGAGCGTGATGGCCCGGGTGGAGCGGCTGCTCCGTCCGCAGTCCGCGCTGCCGCCGGCCCAGCGGTTCCTGCTGCTCGCCGCCTCGGTCGCCCTCGCCGCCTCCGCGCCGGCCCTGTGGTTCCTCCCCGGCTGA
- a CDS encoding O-acetyl-ADP-ribose deacetylase translates to MALILVQGDITQQRVDAIVNAANSSLLGGGGVDGAIHRRGGPQILEECRIWRATQYPDGLPTGKAVATTAGRLPARWVIHTVGPVYSRSEDRSHLLASCYRESLRIADALGARTVAFPAISTGAFGWPMEDAARIALTTVRRADPGIDEVRFVLFDAEAYSVFERVLKEIK, encoded by the coding sequence ATGGCGCTCATTCTCGTTCAGGGCGATATCACGCAGCAGCGCGTGGACGCCATCGTGAACGCGGCGAACTCCTCGCTTCTCGGCGGCGGCGGCGTGGACGGGGCGATCCACCGCCGGGGCGGCCCCCAGATTCTCGAGGAATGCCGCATCTGGCGCGCGACCCAGTACCCGGACGGCCTGCCGACCGGGAAGGCCGTGGCCACCACGGCGGGGCGGCTGCCCGCGCGGTGGGTGATCCACACCGTGGGGCCCGTGTATTCGCGGAGCGAGGACCGTTCGCACCTGCTCGCCTCCTGCTACCGCGAATCGCTCCGCATCGCGGACGCCCTCGGCGCGCGGACCGTTGCCTTTCCCGCCATCTCCACCGGCGCCTTCGGCTGGCCCATGGAGGACGCCGCCCGGATCGCGCTCACGACCGTACGGCGGGCCGACCCCGGCATCGACGAGGTGCGGTTCGTGCTTTTCGACGCCGAGGCCTATTCCGTGTTCGAGCGCGTGCTGAAGGAGATCAAATGA